Within the Caldilineales bacterium genome, the region CCAACAAGGTCAGCTTACCCATGCCCGGCGTATACACCGTCACCACCCGGTCAGCCTCACCCTGGTCGCGCCGTTTCAGCACCAGCGCCCGCGTTCGATAGACGCGCTCATTCGCCCGATCCGCTCTCATCGCTCGTCTTCCTGGGCGGGCAACTGCGCGGCCCCGAAAGAATCGGGCAGTAGCTCCGCCACCGAAGTCATCCGCACCAACCCAAACTCATCCAGGATGAAGACCGGCATCTCTGGCCCGAACTCGTGCATCACCTGCCGGCAACTCCCGCACGGGCTGCCACCGTTCGAGGTCGCCACCGCCAGGGCGCGGAACGATCTCCGGCCACTGCTGATGGCGTTGAACATGGCCACCCTTTCGGCGCAACACGTCAACGGATAGACGGCGTTCTCGATGTTGCAACCGGTGAAGACCTCGCCATCCTCACACAACACCGCCGCCCCGACCTGATAGCGCGAATAGGGCGTATAGGCCCTCGAACGTGCGGCCTGCGCCGCGGCGGCCAACGCCGCCACATCAATCATCTGTTCCGCCATTGCTTGTTGTCTCTGCCTCCTCGCTGGTGTTATTGACAACGAGTCGCACCTGATCGATGCGATTGTCCGTCACCGACAGCACCTCCAGATTAGCCCCACCCAACTGCAGCACATCACCCACGCCAGGGACCCGCTGCAAGTGCGAATAGATGACGCCCGCCAGGGTATAACTCTCGTCCTCATCCGTGATTTCCAGGTTCAACTCGCGATTCAGATCATCGAGATTAACCCGGCCGCTGACCAGGAAGACGCCAGCTCCTGCCGGCTGGATGAGCGGCGGCTCGCGATCATACTCATCCTGAATATCACCCACGATCTCCTCCAGCAGATCTTCGATGGTGACGATGCCGGCCGTCCCCCCATATTCATCGACCACCACCGCCAGATGCGTCTTGCGGTGCTGCAAATCGCCGAGCAAATCGTTCACCATGGCCGATTCGGGCACGAAATAGGGCTTTCGCATCACTTCGCGCAACGAGAATGTGGCTTTGCCCTCGCGAATATGTGTCAGCAGATCCTTGGCATAGAGGACGCCCACGATTTTGTCCAACGTGTCTTCGTGGACGGGGATGCGCGAGTGCCCCGAAGTAACGCACACATCCAGCGCCTCGGCCAACGTGACTGAGGCCTCCACCCCCACCACTGCCACACGCGGCACCATCACCTCGGCCACGGTTCGCTCACTGAAGCGAAAGATGCTGTTGATCAACTCGCGTTCTTCGGCCTCGATGAACTGCTCTTCTTCACCGACGTTGAGCAGCAAGCGCAAACCGTCCTCGGTCAGAAAAATATCCCGGCCCGGGCTGCCTTGATCCAGGCCCGCGCGATGGGCCAGACGCATCAACCCCCAGGTGATGGGCGCCACCAACGCCAGTGACCACTCCACGGGGCGCGCCAATCGCAACGCGACAGCGGTTGGATACTGGACAGCCAACACCCGCGCCGCAACCTGAACCAACAAGAGCAACAACCCGGTCAGGAGCAGCGCTATCGCCAGGAACCAAGCCGAACGATGAAGCCACAGCGCCAACCATGTCACACTCGCCGCCGCCATCGCCACACTAACCGTCCGCCAAACCAGCAGGCCGGCTACGAAACGCCCGGTATCCTTCACAACCTGCTCGATTCGCAACGCCGCCGGTCTGCCTTCCGCGGTCAGCTGGCGCAGATTGCCACGACTCATCGCTGCGATCGACACCTCTGCCAAAGCGACAAACGCCGTCAGAACAAGAGCAAGCGCCAAGATGCCCAGGTCAAGCGACAAAGCGAGATTCATAGCAACGATTCTTCCGGTCTCCGGCGGAAAGCCACATGATCCACCCGCGGCCACAAGCTGGCTTTCGCAGCCCAGCCGCAGCAGGACACCGCAAACCATACCATATCCTGCGCAAACACACAACCGGCCCCCAAAATGAAAAAGCTCCCCTGGCGATGACCTACTCTTGCAGGGGGCTACCCCCCAACTACCATCGGCGCTAAAGAGCTTAACGACCGGGTTCGGAATGGGACCGGGTGTGACCTCTTTGCTTCAATCACCAAGAGAGCTTTTTACCAATGTAAAAGGTGCAGCCGCGGCGCTGAGCGCCTGCTGGCGCCCTAACAACTGGATAGGATACATTTCTCTTCCATCATCATTTCTCGAGTAGGTTAAGCCTTTCGTGCATTAGTACGGCTTCGCTAAACACATTACTGTGCGTATACGTGCCGCCTATCAAGCCGGTAGTCTCCCGGCGCACTTATCCAGTTAACCTGTTGGGAGATCTCATCTTGAGGCAGGTTTCCCACTTAGATGCTTTCAGCGGTTATCCTTGCCCGACTTAGCTACTCAGCGATGCCGCTGGCGCGACAACTGACACACCAGAGGTCGGTCCACCCCGGTCCTCTCGTACTAGGGGCAGCTCCTCTCAAATCTCCTACGCCCACAGCGGATAGAGACCGACCTGTCTCACGACGGTCTGAACCCAGCTCGCGTACCGCTTTAACGGGCGAACAGCCCGACCCTTGGGACCTAATTCAGCCCCAGGATGCGACGAGCCGACATCGAGGTGCCAAACCTCCCCGTCGATGTGAACTCTTGGGGGAGATCAGCCTGTTATCCCCGGGGTAGCTTTTATCCGTTAAGCCACGGCCCTTCCACTCGGGACCGTAGGATCACTAAGGCCGACTTTCGTCTCTGCTCGACTTGTAGGTCTCGCAGTCAAGCACCCTTATGCCTTTACACTCTTCGGCTGGTTTCCATTCAGCCTGAGGGTACCTTTGCGCGCCTCCGTTACAGTTTAGGAGGCGACCGCCCCAGTCAAACTACCCACCTGGCACTGTTCCCACGCCGGATCACGGACGCAGGTTAGGGCCAAGACTTAACCAGGCTGGTATTCCACCGACGACTCCACCGAGGCTAGCGCCCCAGCTTCAAAGTCTCCCAGCTATCCTCTACAGGCCAAGCCCTAACTCAATGCCAAGTTGTAGTAAAGCTCCACGGGGTCTTTTTGTCCTGCTGCGGGTAAAACGCATCTTCACGCTTACTTCAATTTCACCGGGTCCCTCGTTGAGACAGTGCTCTGCTCGTTACGCCGTTCGTGCGGGTCGGAACTTACCCGACAAGGAATTTCGCTACCTTAGGACCGTTATAGTTACGGCCGCCGTTCACCGGGGCTTCGGTTCAAAGCTTTGGCTTGCGCCTAACCTCTCCCCTTAACCTTCCGGCACTGGGCAGGCGTCAGCCCCTATACGTCACCTTACGGTTTCGCAGAGACCTGTGATTTTGATAAACAGTCGGCAGAGCCGTTTCACTGCGGCCGCCTCAGGCTCGAACAAGCATGTCGTCTCACCTTAATGCGGCGATCCTTCTTCCGAAGTTACGGATCCATTTTGCCTAGTTCCTTAACGAGGGTTTCCCCGATCCCCTTGGTATTCTCTACCCGTCTACCAGTGTCGGTTTGCGGTACGGGCGCGTGAGTCTCGCTAGAGGCTTTTCTTGGCAGCATGGGCTCATCCACTTGTGGCGCTAAGCGCACCGCCATCACCCCTCAGCTCGGCTGGTCTTTTAACCCCAGCGTCAACGCCTAAAGGCTTGGCACCTGAACCAATAACAGGCTGGACTACCCTCCTGCGTCCCCTCATCACTCAAACGACTCGACACGGTTCCGGAATATTAACCGGATATCCATCGGCTACGCCTTTCAGCCTCACCTTAGGACCGACTAACCCGACGCGGATTAACCTTCCGTCGGAAACCTTAGACTTACGGGGAATACGTTTCTCACGTATTTTACGCTACTCATGCGAGCATTCTCACTTCTGTCTGCTCCAGCCGTCCTTACGGTCGACCTTCTCAGCAAGACAGAACGCTCCCCTACCGTTCCGCCTCACCCGCAGGCAAGGCGAAACCCACAGCTTCGGTGATAAGCTTGAGCCCCGTTGAATTTTCGGCGCAGAATCACTAGACCAGTGAGCTATTACGCACTCTTTGAAGGGTGGCTGCTTCTAAGCCAACCTCCTGGCTGTTTAAGTAACTCCACATCCTTTACCACTTAGCTTATACTTGGGGACCTTAGCTGGTGATCTGGGCTGTTTCCCTCTCGACGACGAAACTCATCTCCCGCCGTCCGACTCCCAAGCTCTTGAATATCGGCATTCGGAGTTTGGTAGGGTTTGGTAAGCTATCGCCCCCTAGCCCATCCAGTGCTCTACCTCCGATATTGAACGCTTGAGGCTAGCCCTAAAGCTATTTCGGGGAGAACCAGCTATATCCGAGTTCGATTGGCATTTCACCCCTATCCACAGCTCATCTCCTAATTTTGTAACATTAGTAAGTTCGGCCCTCCACGTGACTTTACTCACGCTTCAGCCTGGCCATGGATAGCTCACCCGGTTTCGGGTCTACTCCCAGCGACTGTGAGCTATCAAAGATAGCCCGCGCCCTATTAAGACTCGCTTTCGCTACGGCTCCGCCTGTAACTGGCTTAACCTCGCCACTGAGAAGTAACTCGCTCGCTCATTCTCCAAAAGGCACGCCGTCACACATTCCAGGCGACCGAGGTCGCCGGCATAGTGCTCCGACTGATTGTAGGCTCACGGTTTCAGGTTCTATTTCACTCCCCGCACTGGGGTGCTTTTCACCTTTCCCTCACGGTACTTGTGCACTATCGGTCGTCAAACGTATTTAGCCTTGGGAAGTGGGCTTCCCAGATTCCCACAGGATTAGCGTGCCCCGTGGTACTCAGGAACATGAGCAGGAGTCTGATTGATTTCGTCTACGGGGGTGTCACCCTCTTTGCCCGGCCTTTCCAGTGCCGTTCCACTATCAATCAGATTTATCACTCCTTGGGACTTTCGCAGCAGTCCCCACTCCGTCCTACAACCCTCGCACAGCAACGCCTGCGCGCTATCACGCTATGCAAGTTTAGGCTTTTCCCTTTTCGCTCGCCACTACTCAGGGAATAATTTCTCTTCCTCGAGGTACTTAGATGTTTCAGTTCCCTCGGTTCCCTCCGTCCTGCCTATGTGTTCAGCAGGCGGTATCTGGGCATTCCCCCAGATGGGTTTCCCCATTCGGACATCCCCGGATCGGCGCCTGTCGCGGCTCCCCGAGGCTTATCGCAGCTAACCACGTCCTTCATCGGCGTTTGACGCCAAGGCATCCACCGTAAGCCCTTAGTAACTTAACCTACGCAAGAAACGATGATTGAAGTTTGTGTATCCTATCCAGTTGTTAAGGTGCCAGCGATAGGAAAGAACCTACCGAGGCGGTATTTCGCCTCTGTCTGCGTCTGAACCGAATGAATCTGGCGCTCAGACACACAAAGAGAAGCAATACCTGGTTGTAGAGACAAAAACAGCCCGACAGAATGCCGGGCTGTGAAGGCCGGGGGAACTGTCGCTCAAGCGTTATGACGTTCGGAAGCAAATGCTTCGCAAGTCAGAGAAGCGTCGGCAGATGGTTTGCAAGTCTTTCAGCAAAAGCACGAAGGAGGAGTATAAGGGTCTTGTCTGGCCGGTAAGTCGAGTGTGTCAAGGAGGTGGGCCTGACTGGATTCGAACCAGTGACCCCTGCGTTATCAGCACAGTGCTCTAACCGTCTGAGCTACAGGCCCAAGGGGTCAGGCACTTTAGCAACTGAAGAGTGATAGGAAAGCAAGTTTTGCCAGGCGCGCCACCGTGCGATGCGAGATCGCCGTGGCGTCGACCTGGGAGTGGCCACCCGTCGTGCCCGTGGGGCAGACGGCAGGCAGGTCTCCCTAAAAAGGAGGTGATCCAGCCGCAGCTTCCGCTACAGCTACCTTGTTACGACTTCGTCCCAGTCACCAGTCCCACCCTAGGCAGTCGCGTCCTTTCGGTTCGCCAACCGACTTCAGGTGTTACCGGCTCCCATGACGTGACGGGCGGTGTGTACAAGGCCCGGGAACGTATTCACCGCAGTATGGCTGACCTGCGGTTACTAGCAACTCCGACTTCATGCAGGCGAGTTGCAGCCTGCAATCCGAACTGAGACCGGCTTTGATGGGATTAGCTCCGCCTCGCGGCTTGGCAACCCATTGTACCGGCCATTGTAGCGTGTGTGTAGCCCTGGATATAAAGGCCATGCTGACTTGACGTCATCCCCGCCTTCCTCCGGCGTTAAACCGGCAGTCTCGCCAGACACATGTAACTGGCAACAGGGGTTGCGCTCGTTGCGGGACTTAACCCAACATCTCACGACACGAGCTGACGACAGCCATGCAGCACCTGTGCATGCCTCCTTGCGGATCGGTCACTTTTCAGATCCCTACTACATGCATGTCAAACCCAGGTAAGGTTCTTCGTGTTGCATCGAATTAAACCACACGCTCCGCTGCTTGTGCGGGCCCCCGTCAATTCCTTTGAGTTTTAGCCTTGCGGCCGTAGTCCCCAGGCGGTGAACTTAACGCGTTAGCTTCGGCACTAGCGGGGTCGAAACCGCTAACACCTAGTTCACATCGTTTACAGCGTGGACTACCAGGGTATCTAATCCTGTTCGCTCCCCACGCTTTCGCACCTCAGCGTCAGGTGTAGGCTAGAAAGTCGCTTTCGCCACTGGGGTTCCTCCCGATATCTACGCATTCCACCACTACACCGGGAATTCCACTTTCCTCTCCTAACCTCGAGCTTCGCAGTATCCAACGGCCTCTCCCAGTTAAGCCAGGAGCTTTCACGTCGGACTTACGAAGCCGCCTGCGTGCGCTTTACGCCCAGTAATTCCGGATAACGTTTGCCTCCTACGTATTACCGCGGCTGCTGGCACGTAGTTAGCCGA harbors:
- the cdd gene encoding cytidine deaminase codes for the protein MIDVAALAAAAQAARSRAYTPYSRYQVGAAVLCEDGEVFTGCNIENAVYPLTCCAERVAMFNAISSGRRSFRALAVATSNGGSPCGSCRQVMHEFGPEMPVFILDEFGLVRMTSVAELLPDSFGAAQLPAQEDER
- a CDS encoding hemolysin family protein, whose product is MNLALSLDLGILALALVLTAFVALAEVSIAAMSRGNLRQLTAEGRPAALRIEQVVKDTGRFVAGLLVWRTVSVAMAAASVTWLALWLHRSAWFLAIALLLTGLLLLLVQVAARVLAVQYPTAVALRLARPVEWSLALVAPITWGLMRLAHRAGLDQGSPGRDIFLTEDGLRLLLNVGEEEQFIEAEERELINSIFRFSERTVAEVMVPRVAVVGVEASVTLAEALDVCVTSGHSRIPVHEDTLDKIVGVLYAKDLLTHIREGKATFSLREVMRKPYFVPESAMVNDLLGDLQHRKTHLAVVVDEYGGTAGIVTIEDLLEEIVGDIQDEYDREPPLIQPAGAGVFLVSGRVNLDDLNRELNLEITDEDESYTLAGVIYSHLQRVPGVGDVLQLGGANLEVLSVTDNRIDQVRLVVNNTSEEAETTSNGGTDD